The genomic stretch GCCTAGATCCATGGCAAAGACCATTTAAAAAATTAATTTATAAAAAAGTTTAATCTGGCCTTGGCCAATGAGATATCTTTTGGTAACGTAGTTTTATTATGAATGTTCAGTCGCTACCAAATGATATTAATATATTAAAAGAATTGATTCTTCAGAAAGATCAACAGTTAAAAGAAAACAAAAAATACATTGAAGTGTATAAGTAAGCATCATATCTGACATTCCGACAAATCAAGTAGGAAATATCCTTACATTTGAAAGCATTGAGATCAACTTTTATAATTTGATTTTATCACAAACAAAATTAAACAAAGGAGATCTCAATGACTTCAGTCAATGTTACAACAAAATTAGTACAAAACAAACTAGGACTTTTAAACCTTGCTGCGGAATTAAATAATATCAGTAAGGCGTGCAAAATCATGGGAGTTTCCCGTGATACCTTTTATCGTTACCAAGAGGCCAAAACCACGGGTGGACTTGAAGGTCTTTTAGATAAACCAAGAAATTCACCGAATTTCAAAAATCGTACAGCACCAGAGATAGAAAAAGCAGTTATTCAAATAGCATTTGATGAACCTGCGTATGGACAGACGAGAGCATCTAATGAACTAAAATCGAAGGGACTTTCGATCTCAGGTGCCGGAGTGAGGGGAATTTGGATTAGAAACAATTTGGAAACTTTTAAAAAACGTCTTGAAAACGTTGAAAAAATCGTCGCTAAGGAGGGAAAAGTTTTAACAGAGGCACAGCTTAAAGCATTAGAGAAAAAAGAAACTGAAAAGGAGGCACATGGGGAAATTGAGACTCATCACCCTGGATATTTAGTTTCTCAAGACACTTTTTATGTCGGAACCATTAAAGGAGTTGGAAGAATATATCAACAAACGGTTGTGGACACATATTCGAAAGTCTCTTTTGCAAAACTTTATCAGATGAAGACAGCAATTTGTGCTGCAGATATTTTAAATGATAAAGTAATTCCATTTTTTGATGAAAAAAATGTCCCAATACTAAGAATGTTAACTGACCGAGGAACAGAGTTTTGTGGACGCGCAGAAGAGCATGAGTATCAACTCTATCTGGCCATAAAAGATATTGATCACACAAAAACCAAAGCAAGACACCCACAAACTAATGGAATATGTGAACGTTTTCATAGGACGATATTAGATGAGTTTTACCAAGTGGCCTTCAGGAAGAAAATTTATAATTCCCTTGAACAGCTTCAAGCAGACTTAGATGAATTTATTTATAAATTTAATAATAGTAGAACTCATCAGGGTAAGATGTGCAATGGAAGAACTCCAATGGAAACATTTAATGAAGGGATAAAAAAATGGAATGATAAAAATTTATCATCATATTTGCAAAGGGGGCTTGATGAAAAAGCAGTTATAATATAAAAGGAAATAAGTAAGAACGGACACTTTGATAAAATCTTACAGTTAAAAGTAAAATGATCAAAAATGCCCGAGTGTTAGATCTGATAGCAGTCAATACAACTTAGAAGTATTGTTTTTTCCCTCATTTCTTTGTTCGCTTTGTTTGTTCCTTCTGTTTTCCATATAATTCTTGCGAGCATCATTGCCGATAATTGCAGCTTTTGAGACGCCTGAAAATGACGCCTTTGCCATTCCATATGAGACATGACCAGCCAAATTCTTAAACTCGCCAATCACTTTGAATACATCATCAGTATTGCCCATTATGGCGCTAGTAGAAGCAGAAACAATCCCTCCGATTGCCTTAGCGATTCCATGAGGCTCACCGCCTTTTTCGTTTTTAGGGGCTTTTTTGAACGCCTCAGTGAGAATTTGCTCATGCTCAGTATCCCCTTCTTTTCTCGCCTGTATAATCTGCTTAGCAAGGTCTTTCTTAGGTCCGCTGCCAGCAAGTGCGGAAGAAAGGTCCTTATCTTTGATTCTAGTTTTTTCATCAAGCATTGAAGAGGCGTTTCCTACACTAGCTACACCACTTGCCAGTGTTCCCCCGTTTAATGCTGTTAATATCTGAGAAAGAAGATTTACTATTGCCGAATCGCTACCACTTGGATTGTTTGAACCATTTGCTTCTTTGAATTTATCCATTTGAGCTTTTGCTTCCTCATTAGTTATCTTGCCTTGATCTTTTAACCCCTGGAGTCTTATTGCTTCTCTTATATTGTCAGTTTCTCTTTGCATTTCTCTTCGCTCACTTGCAGACAGGTTTGAAGCGCTTGAACTTGGCTGAGAAGGTCTATTTATTGGATCGTTGCCAGTTGATCTAGAGTAAGAACTCTCCTGATTTGAGTCTGTTGGGTTTGAGCTAAATTTATTTGGACTAATATTAGGTCTTACTTTTTCGATTGGACTTGCGTCACCTCCACTAAAATTAGATCCACCACTTCCAAAATTACTTTTGCCGGAGTTGAATGCGTTTTTAGCGCCACCCATAATCTTTCCACCTGCACCCATGAGTGCGCCAGCCCCCATCAGTGCTGCTCCACCAGTAAGTCCAGCAATCGTTCCACCAATAGCTTTTCCTGCGCCTTCAGCTACATCAACTAAAACTCCAACATTAAAATCAACAAGTCCCTTTGTTATTGTTGGTGATTTGATAACAAGATAAATTGATAAAACTTGAAGACAAATAAAAACAACGGTTGTCCCTGCTGAAGTTGATTGGATTCCATTTTGGAAAATCTCAGCAGCACTCCCCAATTGAGTATTTGTGGCAATTGAAGAAATAGACGCTGCTGACATAAATTTAACTATATGAATAGTAAACGGCAGCATCCCTAGAGTTACAAAAGTTTTAAGACTTTTAAAAATATTATCTCTTGCTTTATCATAAGGAAGAAAACAAGCAACAAGCGGAAATACAAGTATTCCGAATATAGAAACAATATACTGAGCATACACAACAAGAGTCATTGCTAGCTTAAAAAATAAATCCGATAATGAGTAAACCATATTTAAAAATATAAGAGAATAGTCACCACTTGATAAAACTAAAAGACTATCTTTTATTGCGCCAATTGGGCTACCAGTCTCGCTAATTGTTTCAGCAGCTTTTCCAAAATCATCTCCTTGAAAAAGACCCTCAATAGAATCAGGGTCCTTTCTCTGTGTGGAATCATCATCAATTCCATATTTATATATAAAATCATTGTAAGCAGTTATTATTTCTGCCTCAGTGGCAATTCTTCCAGTGTTAAAGAGTATTATTTTTTTATCCCAATAGTTAATACATTCATCCGATCCTCCTTGAGCGTTTTTTACTGCGCTATTACCACAAGACTTTTGTATATATGTTGCTAGAGTTTTAATCATTGGAGTTTTTGCCGAAGCTGATTTTATCATACATTGTACAGGATCATTATTTTTATCTGCGGCGCACTTTTTATAAAACTCGCTACCGTCATCTAATTTTGATGACAAATCAAGCCTACTTGTTAAAAAATTAGAAATCGACATTCCAATCGAATATGCTCCAAAAGCAATATTTTGCGTGATATTTGAACCAAGGTTCTTAGAACCACAAATTGAGCCAGAAGACTCTAGCGCTACATTGGTCTTATTATCCGGATTAGCGGCTTTACAAAAATTAAAATCACCTATACCGCCTTCACCAGTAAAAACTCGAGCTAGCGCCCAAAACACGGCGATTGTAAAAAGTTTTTTTGGTCCAAGGACATCTGATAATTCCGAACCATTTCCAAGTTCTTTAAACAGTGTAAAAATTCGAAATGCTCTAATTTGTTAAAATCATCACTTCTTTGAATATGCAAAGAAAACTGAAATGGTATCTGTTCACCCGGTATTGTTCCAACAAACGGTGGAATAATAGAGTTAATTGTTTCATAATCAAGATAATAGACCGGGTATCTTAATTGATTTAAAAATACCTTTAATCCATTTTTATTAATTTGAGGCTCTTTTGTTTTGTATACGTCATAGTCTATTTTAATAACAGGATCAAACTCTTTGGCATCTTCAGCCGTTAGGTCTTCAATAAGTATTTTCCCCTGATCTATAAACTTATTTCTAAGCCTCCACTGGCGACTTAATAATTTCGATACTCCATACCCGGATTTATCACCCCAACAAATACTATAAGCATCACAAGTAAAACCCTTTAAGCAATGAGACCCAATTTCAATTTCTGGAATTTTTCCACTATTAATCATCTCTAAAAGACTTGGGACTTCATCACATGAGTCTTTTGCAATTTTAACAACCTTTTTAGTTACATCTGTAATAATAAAATATTCGTGGAAATTAAATGTAGTATCTCTGATAAAATCAGGATTAACCGTTACAAGAAATATCTTATTTATTTTGTATCCAGCTCCATTAAAAGCATTGTACTGAATACTGGCATCGTTAAAATGATAAGCGCCAGGAGTCGATTTTGTTGCTTTAACCTCGTAGAGATTAATCGAACCATCATCAAGAATTTCAACTATATCATTTTTTGCCCAGACACCATCTTTATCAGATTCACTTGCTCCTTCAAATATCATTCTATAGCCATTCTCGATAGCTTCTTCTGTCTCAATAATGGCGTCATCTTTTTCCCAAGGCTTTTTATCAATATAAATATGTTTATCTTTGCCGTACCTGCTATCACAAATTTGAGAAAAATATCTAACAGCTAACTCACCAACTGTATTTCCTTGGTCAAATCTTTCTTGTGACTCCAAATCAGGAGAAGGCAAATCATTATAATGAAACTTCTTAAAATAAAGAAGCTTTGGACATTTTTGTCCTGCCTGAAGCTGAGTTTTTGATAAATGCTTAATCTTCGCCATATATTGCTCCTGTATTCATTGCTCGAAATAACGCCTCCTCAAAACTACTAGAAATCGACTCGATCGAATTAACTAACATAAGGCTATCAATTAGATTAAAACTTTCAATTACCGGGTAATCACTATCAATAAGATAAGGACTTCTTTTAACTCTATTAACAAGACTTGTTCTATCGCTACTATAAGCAAAAACAGGCTTGCCCATAGCAAATGCAACCCCTACTTCATAAGCAGTGGTAGCATCAACTGAATAGCCTCTGAACGGAGATATGTTTGCTATAACAAAATCACACTCAGTAATCATTTTTATATTACTTAAAAAAATATCCCTGTGATTAACATTTCTTTTTAAATTAATTTCATTATCAAGTGGATACAAACCTTTTATTCCATTTTGGATACATATATTTTTTAACTTGTTACCATACTCAATAGCATCCGCTCTAAAAACATCTGGTCCTGCAAGATACGCTTTTGCTTTGTAAAAATCGATTTCTTTTTTAAACAAACAAGAATCCATAAAACCTCCATCTGTATTAAAAATAGAGGTTAAAACTTTGAAAATGGGGAAATTGTAAAAATATTTAAATATCATCAACACCCTGATACTCCCTAATGACGTAGAAATCTTTTTCTTTATCTATGCTCTTTCCTTCAGGGATAGCAACACAATCTCCACTTTCAACAGCGCTTAGGACATCTTCGAATTCTTTTGTCGTTGCAAGTATAATTTGAGAACCAATTCTTCTTACTGCTCCAAATCCACTTTTTTCAAGTTTTTCACATATTTTCCTAATTTTCTCACTAACAAGACTCATACTAATTTCCTTTTAAAACTAACCTTTTATAAAGAACATCAAATATTAAAAAAGCACTATCTTCAGCACTTTTTATTTGTGGATTTTCCATTCCTTCTAATTCCAATATCTCATTTAACGTTGGCACGTACCCAAAGCTTTCGAAATACAAATTGCCAACATCTATATATCTTTTCTTAATGTTTAACTTTCCATCAAGAAATCTTTCTAAAAAAGGAGCACTAAAAGAACCAACGTTGTTGCCAGCTAGTTGAATAAAACCATCCTCTGACCAATTGCTTAGTGATTCGTTGATAAGTGATAAAGCGTCTTTTTTAGATAAAAACTCAACACCGTCACTTTTTAGCTTAATTATTTTTTCATTAAATTCTTTTGCACCTTTTGCCCAACTCACCCTAGACTCATCAAAATCAATAAGTATCTCTAATTTTTCGGCATCAAGTGGGCAATCAACCTTACCGTCAAACTTTATCATATAAACACTTGTTACCCTGTCGTATTCACTGAGCCCAGTTGTTGATAAAGTTAATATGCAAAAAGGCTTTAATTCTTTCATAGACACAGCATATCATTTATATCATTATTAATCTACGTATATTATTTATTAATTATGATATATTAACAATATCAGCATGTTATATATTAATTAAATATGCATTAATTCTCTAATTCCTTATTCTTATTGCCATAAAATGCCCGTATTTCGCGGCACTTCGTTTTTTAAACTCTATTCTTTAGATATGAAGACTGTTGCTTTGTTTTTAACATTCGTAAATTGCTTTGCCTTTGAGTATTCTAGAAGTAGATATATTGCAAAAGAACACGAAAAATTAGAACAAATCGTAAGAAGATACAGCGGACTCACTGGATATGAGTTAGTAGCAGAAGTCGGAAGAATCGCATACATTAATCATATATCAAATATACATGAGATTTTTCCAGGACAGGAAATCATTCTTATTAAGAATTCTGATTTATCTGTTAATAAAATAATTAATCCTGTCACTAATACAGTGCCAAAAAAGCTTAAAAAAAATCACAGATTCCAAATTATCTACGGAATGTCAAAAACTGATTCTGAAATGAGTGTTGACTCTGTTAATAGGAAAATAATCTTAAATAAAAAATATCAAACAGAGGGTCGATTTATTTATATGTATTCTCCAGACAACAGCTACTTCTCTTTTGGCGGGTACGCTGGAGACTCAAACTCTTTTGGTATCTCAATCGGTGTCGATTTTTAGAATCGCTTTCAAACCTCTATTATATAAATATGAAGAGATACAATGAAAAACACACTAAAACTATTGCCATGAACCATAATAAGGTTTTTATAGCTTTTGAAGCGTTATTAATTTCACTGCTACTTGTAATAATACAATCTTGCAACAGTGGGAGTGCTCCAACGGTAATAGATGACCCTTTTGCCTCTCCTGCTGACTCAGATACAGGTGGAAATACTGGAGGTAATACAGGAGGCAGTGTTGGTTCTTTAACTTTCAATGGACTCAATAATATCGTAACATTTGATGACCAAACTGCAACTTTAACTTGGAGTTCGTACTCTGGAGCAGCTCTCTATAATATCTTTGACGTTACTGGAGGCAGTGTCTCATTTTTAACAACGGTTTCCTCTGCTTCAACAACTTATACTGTCACTGGACTTATTCCTGGTCAGACCTATACTTATAGAGTTAGGGTCATGGATAGTGAGGGTAATTTTGACACAAATACGGTAAATAAAAATGTAACGACAAATATTGCGCCAAATGCACCAACCTCTGTTTCACTTTCAAATCCATCAACTTATCCAAGTACTGTATTAAACCCAACAATTGAGATATCAGGGATAAAAAGCGGAGATATAATTAAGCTTTACACGGATAGCTCGTGTACGCAAAACGTAGGCAGTGAAACTGCAAGCTCTGGTACAGTCCAAATTACATCATCTAATCTGGAAGAAGGTGCTTATTCTTTGTATGCTACTGCTACAAATTCAGAAGGTAATGAATCGGTGTGCTCATCAGCTTTTGCCAGTTATGAGATTGTTCTTCCACAGTGCCCTGAAGGATATATTGACGTTCCAGCATACCCATCTGTAGATATCACTTCTAATTTTTGTGTAATGAAGTACGAAGCAAGTTATGACGGGTCTGGAAATGCTGTTTCGGTAGCTAGCGCTACTCCACCATCATCTATGTCTGCAAGTACTGCAAAAAGCAAATGTACATCACTTGGCGCGAAATACGACCTTTTGTCAAACGCTGAATTTATGGCGATTGCTAGAAATATTGAACAGCAAGATATTAATTGGGTCAGCGGAACAGTTGGAGTTGGGT from Halobacteriovoraceae bacterium encodes the following:
- a CDS encoding IS481 family transposase, with protein sequence MTSVNVTTKLVQNKLGLLNLAAELNNISKACKIMGVSRDTFYRYQEAKTTGGLEGLLDKPRNSPNFKNRTAPEIEKAVIQIAFDEPAYGQTRASNELKSKGLSISGAGVRGIWIRNNLETFKKRLENVEKIVAKEGKVLTEAQLKALEKKETEKEAHGEIETHHPGYLVSQDTFYVGTIKGVGRIYQQTVVDTYSKVSFAKLYQMKTAICAADILNDKVIPFFDEKNVPILRMLTDRGTEFCGRAEEHEYQLYLAIKDIDHTKTKARHPQTNGICERFHRTILDEFYQVAFRKKIYNSLEQLQADLDEFIYKFNNSRTHQGKMCNGRTPMETFNEGIKKWNDKNLSSYLQRGLDEKAVII
- a CDS encoding DUF2779 domain-containing protein; protein product: MAKIKHLSKTQLQAGQKCPKLLYFKKFHYNDLPSPDLESQERFDQGNTVGELAVRYFSQICDSRYGKDKHIYIDKKPWEKDDAIIETEEAIENGYRMIFEGASESDKDGVWAKNDIVEILDDGSINLYEVKATKSTPGAYHFNDASIQYNAFNGAGYKINKIFLVTVNPDFIRDTTFNFHEYFIITDVTKKVVKIAKDSCDEVPSLLEMINSGKIPEIEIGSHCLKGFTCDAYSICWGDKSGYGVSKLLSRQWRLRNKFIDQGKILIEDLTAEDAKEFDPVIKIDYDVYKTKEPQINKNGLKVFLNQLRYPVYYLDYETINSIIPPFVGTIPGEQIPFQFSLHIQRSDDFNKLEHFEFLHCLKNLEMVRNYQMSLDQKNFLQSPCFGR
- a CDS encoding nucleoside 2-deoxyribosyltransferase, with amino-acid sequence MDSCLFKKEIDFYKAKAYLAGPDVFRADAIEYGNKLKNICIQNGIKGLYPLDNEINLKRNVNHRDIFLSNIKMITECDFVIANISPFRGYSVDATTAYEVGVAFAMGKPVFAYSSDRTSLVNRVKRSPYLIDSDYPVIESFNLIDSLMLVNSIESISSSFEEALFRAMNTGAIYGED
- a CDS encoding fibronectin type III domain-containing protein, whose translation is MKRYNEKHTKTIAMNHNKVFIAFEALLISLLLVIIQSCNSGSAPTVIDDPFASPADSDTGGNTGGNTGGSVGSLTFNGLNNIVTFDDQTATLTWSSYSGAALYNIFDVTGGSVSFLTTVSSASTTYTVTGLIPGQTYTYRVRVMDSEGNFDTNTVNKNVTTNIAPNAPTSVSLSNPSTYPSTVLNPTIEISGIKSGDIIKLYTDSSCTQNVGSETASSGTVQITSSNLEEGAYSLYATATNSEGNESVCSSAFASYEIVLPQCPEGYIDVPAYPSVDITSNFCVMKYEASYDGSGNAVSVASATPPSSMSASTAKSKCTSLGAKYDLLSNAEFMAIARNIEQQDINWVSGTVGVGCLKKGMVKSDSACGEIGSGTDKRIFVLSNGQEIWDIAGGKREWVDWIKGGTLAGVYSLSSLSNVDISFVSHASLDNKYFNTENGNYNQADNGVGVLSIGGSGNYYVQRGGFKSNLTGYDSLTTGLFYMYAASSSSATNDTYGGFRCVYRP